The following coding sequences lie in one Arachis ipaensis cultivar K30076 chromosome B03, Araip1.1, whole genome shotgun sequence genomic window:
- the LOC110270121 gene encoding CRM-domain containing factor CFM3A, chloroplastic/mitochondrial-like has translation MAFRNSTAKLSELPLSLRTSFLCTTASHSYQLSTLRPFSITAKIAQPKRLSKALPCHFALGRNRNLQGLAVAILKLWEKSLVVKIAVKRGILNTNNELMAEELKKLMGGTLLIRNKYFIVMYSGKDFVPTSVATVLVERQEMTKQVVDDKEKARCRAIDVTQSGADEATTQVGSLAEFYEAQTCWGRDISAKECEKTIKESAKAKNIRLFRKVERPDQKA, from the exons ATGGCATTTCGGAACAGTACTGCGAAGTTATCGGAACTTCCTCTGAGTCTCAGGACCTCATTCTTGTGCACAACTGCTTCGCATTCTTATCAACTGAGCACTCTGAGGCCTTTCTCTATCACCGCCAAAATTGCCCAACCCAAACGACTCTCCAAAGCTCTTCCTTGCCATTTTGCTTTAG GTAGAAACCGAAATCTCCAAGGTCTCGCAGTTGCTATTCTGAAGCTCTGGGAGAAAAGCTTAGTTGTGAAGATTGCTGTTAAGCGTGGTATCCTGAATACAAACAATGAACTAATGGCTGAGGAGCTCAAG AAATTAATGGGAGGTACCTTGTTGATAAGAAATAAATATTTCATTGTAATGTATAGCGGGAAGGACTTTGTCCCGACTAGTGTCGCTACTGTTTTAGTTGAAAGACAAGAAATGACAAAACAAGTAGTAGATGATAAGGAGAAGGCACGGTGCAGAGCCATTGATGTAACTCAATCGGGGGCAGATGAAGCAACGACACAAGTAGGATCGTTGGCTGAGTTCTATGAGGCTCAGACATGCTGGGGAAGGGATATATCTGCCAAAGAATGCGAGAAGACGATCAAAGAGTCTGCAAAAGCCAAGAACATTAGGCTTTTCAGAAAAGTTGAAC GCCCAGACCAAAAGGCTTAG
- the LOC107630331 gene encoding synaptotagmin-5 → MLNSSPVTPLEHCEWLNKLLTQVWPNYFNPKLSRRLSAIVEKRLKLRKPSLIEKVDLREFSLGSCPPSLGLQGVRWSTSGDQRILNMGFDWDTSDMSILMLAKLAKPLMGTTRIMINSLHIKGDLLITPILDGKALLYSFSSKPEVRIGIAFGSGGTEVPGVSSWLEKLFTDTLLKTMVEPRRRCFSLPAVNLRKRVVGGIIYVTVISANKLSRSCFKGSPSLRQQNGCLEEKLDDKDLQTFVEVEAEELTRRTGVSRGSTPTWDATFNMVLHDSTGIVRFNLYECLPSSVKYDYLASCEIKMRHVEDDSTIMWATGPNSGVIATHAKDCGDEIEMTVPFEGSNSGELKVRIVVKEWQFADGSHSLNSLSTSSQPPLSESSNLQSKTGRKLRITVVEAKDLATKDKFGKVDTYVKLQYEKTIQKTMNAQTPNPIWNQSFEFDETGGDEYLNVKCFTNEVFGDENIGSAHVNLEGLVDGSVKDVWIPLEGASSGELRLKIEVVKVNDQEGSRDTASSSHKGWIELVVIEARDLIAADLRGTSDPYVRVDYGNLKKRTKVIPKTLNPQWNQTLDFLDDGSLLVLRVKDHNALLPTSSIGECVVEYQMLPPNQMVDKWIPLQGVKSGEIHIQITRNVPEMKMRQVVDSEPSLSTLHQIPTQMKEMMMKFRSLIDDGNVEGLSRILSELETLEDTQEGYIAQLETQQMMLLSKIKELGQQIINSSPSLQN, encoded by the exons ATGCTCAACTCCTCG CCCGTTACACCATTGGAACACTGTGAATGGTTGAATAAGCTCTTGACTCAAGTCTGGCCCAACTATTTTAATCCAAAGCTTTCAAGAAGGTTATCCGCTATAGTGGAG AAGCGGTTAAAGCTCCGGAAACCGAGCCTTATA GAGAAAGTTGACCTGCGTGAGTTCTCGCTAGGATCATGCCCTCCAAGTTTGGGTCTTCAAGGGGTGCGGTGGTCAACTTCTGGTGATCAG CGGATCTTGAACATGGGTTTTGATTGGGACACTAGTGACATGAGTATTTTGATGCTTGCCAAGCTTGCCAAGCCATTGATGGGAACTACCCGAATTATGATTAACAGTCTTCATATCAAGGGTGAT CTCCTCATTACACCAATTCTAGATGGAAAAGCCCTTCTGTATTCATTTTCATCAAAACCTGAGGTGAGAATTGGAATTGCGTTTGGAAGTGGCGGAACAGAGGTGCCTGGTGTTTCTTCTTGGCTG GAGAAACTTTTTACCGACACTTTGCTTAAAACCATGGTGGAACCTCGGCGCCGATGCTTCTCTTTGCCGGCAGTGAATTTAAGGAAAAGAGTTGTTGGAGGCATTATATATGTTACAGTGATTTCAGCCAACAAACTTTCTAGGAGTTGCTTTAAGGGAAGCCCATCTTTGAGGCAGCAAAATGGCTGCTTGGAAGAAAAATTGGATGACAAGGACCTGCAGACATTTGTGGAAGTAGAAGCAGAGGAATTGACAAGGAGGACAGGTGTGAGCCGAGGTTCAACACCAACATGGGATGCAACGTTTAATATGGTATTACATGACAGTACAGGAATTGTTCGCTTTAATCTTTATGAGTGCCTTCCCAGCAGTGTGAAGTATGACTACCTAGCAAGTTGTGAAATCAAG ATGAGGCATGTTGAAGATGATTCGACAATAATGTGGGCAACTGGGCCGAACTCTGGTGTCATAGCAACACATGCAAAAGATTGTGGAGATGAAATCGAAATGACTGTTCCATTTGAGGGGTCCAACTCTGGAGAG TTGAAGGTGAGAATTGTAGTAAAAGAATGGCAATTTGCTGATGGTTCACATAGCTTGAACAGCCTCAGTACTAGCTCTCAGCCACCACTAAGTGAATCATCAAATCTGCAGTCAAAAACTGGAAGGAAACTTAGGATAACTGTTGTTGAAGCAAAAGATCTAGCTACAAAAGACAAATTTGGAAAAGTTGATACATATGTCAAACTGCAGTATGAAAAG ACTATCCAGAAAACCATGAATGCTCAAACTCCAAATCCTATTTGGAATCAATCATTTGAATTTGATGAGACGGGTGGTGATGAATACCTAAATGTAaagtgctttactaatgaagtttTTGGAGATGAAAATATTGGTAGTGCTCATGTAAATTTGGAGGGACTAGTAGACGGCTCAGTCAAGGATGTGTGGATCCCTCTGGAAGGAGCGAGTTCTGGCGAGTTAAGACTTAAGATAGAAGTAGTTAAGGTGAATGACCAAGAAGGATCAAGG GATACAGCTTCGAGCTCACACAAAGGTTGGATAGAACTAGTTGTGATTGAAGCAAGGGATCTTATTGCTGCTGATCTTAGAGGGACAAGTGATCCTTATGTGAGGGTAGACTATGGAAACTTGAAGAAAAGGACAAAG GTTATTCCCAAGACTTTGAATCCTCAATGGAACCAGACCTTAGACTTCCTGGACGATGGCAGTCTCCTTGTACTGCGTGTTAAGGACCATAATGCTTTACTGCCCACATCAAGCATCGGTGAATGTGTTGTGGAATATCAAATGTTGCCTCCAAACCAGATGGTTGACAAGTGGATACCTCTCCAAGGGGTGAAAAGTGGCGAGATCCACATCCAAATTACAAGAAATGTCCCTGAGATGAAAATGAGACAAGTTGTGGATTCTGAACCTTCGTTAAGCACATTGCACCAAATTCCTACCCAG ATGAAAGAGATGATGATGAAGTTTCGATCGTTAATAGATGACGGAAATGTTGAAGGACTGTCTAGGATTTTGAGTGAGCTAGAAACTCTGGAGGACACTCAGGAAGGATATATAGCGCAGCTGGAGACACAGCAAATGATGCTTCTcagcaaaataaaggaattagGACAGCAGATCATCAATTCTTCTCCATCCCTTCAGAATTAA